From the genome of Deinococcus ruber, one region includes:
- a CDS encoding TrkH family potassium uptake protein — protein MTRPLKRSLTSRFSPPQLIALSFVLAIAVGSGLLLLPFSLQGGQRLDVLTAIFTATTALCVTGLKVIDPARTFSVTGQLILLLLIQLGGLGLITFGTVFALALRRRMKFSERMRLAQQVSAFDVGGVLGLIRKIFAYTLVIEGLGTLLLALRFVPQFGWEQGLYYSVVHAISAFNNAGFSLFPHSLQDYRSDLLVTLTMCALVILGGLGFLVQVNVVAHLLRRRPERLLIHSRLVLTTTLLLLLGGTLLIAAFEWNNPATLGTLPLGEKLLNSFVSSVMPRTGGFSTLNTELLRPATLFLMMFLMFVGASPGGAGGGIKTSTFAVIVGSAWSMVRSQGEMVAFHRRIEESTVLRAMTVGLLANALLVLMLLLMLAFNTSPRLDFSHLAFETVSAFSTVGLSMNATPDTNAAQRVLLIVLMYLGRIGPLTFALALRQRVKRQDVSYPPERDILIG, from the coding sequence ATGACCCGTCCTCTGAAACGCTCGCTGACCTCGCGCTTCTCCCCTCCTCAACTGATCGCGCTGTCGTTTGTGCTGGCGATAGCGGTAGGAAGCGGGCTGCTGCTGCTGCCGTTCTCGCTGCAGGGCGGGCAGCGGCTGGACGTGCTGACGGCCATCTTTACCGCTACCACTGCGCTGTGCGTGACTGGCCTGAAGGTGATCGATCCGGCCCGGACGTTCAGCGTGACGGGGCAGCTCATCCTGCTGCTGCTGATCCAGCTCGGCGGCCTGGGCCTGATCACCTTCGGCACGGTCTTCGCGCTGGCCCTTCGCAGGCGCATGAAGTTCAGTGAGCGGATGCGGCTGGCGCAACAGGTCAGCGCCTTCGACGTGGGCGGTGTGCTGGGCCTGATCCGCAAGATCTTCGCGTATACCCTGGTCATCGAGGGGCTGGGCACCCTGCTGCTGGCGCTGCGCTTCGTGCCGCAGTTCGGCTGGGAACAGGGACTGTACTACAGTGTGGTGCACGCGATCAGTGCCTTCAACAACGCCGGATTCTCGCTGTTTCCTCACAGCTTGCAGGACTACCGCAGCGATCTCCTGGTCACGTTGACGATGTGCGCCCTAGTGATTCTGGGTGGCCTGGGCTTTCTGGTGCAGGTGAACGTAGTGGCCCACCTGCTGCGCCGCCGCCCCGAGCGCCTGCTGATCCACAGCCGTCTGGTGCTCACCACCACGCTGCTGCTGCTGCTCGGCGGAACCCTGCTGATTGCCGCCTTCGAATGGAACAACCCCGCCACGCTGGGAACGCTGCCGCTGGGCGAGAAACTGCTTAACAGCTTCGTGAGCAGCGTGATGCCGCGCACCGGAGGATTCAGCACCCTGAACACCGAGCTGCTGCGCCCTGCCACGCTGTTCCTGATGATGTTTCTGATGTTCGTGGGGGCCAGTCCGGGCGGCGCGGGCGGCGGCATCAAGACCAGCACCTTCGCCGTGATCGTGGGCAGCGCGTGGAGCATGGTGCGCAGTCAGGGCGAGATGGTGGCCTTTCACCGCCGCATCGAGGAGAGCACCGTGCTGCGGGCCATGACGGTGGGCCTGCTGGCGAACGCGCTGCTGGTCTTGATGCTGCTGCTGATGCTGGCCTTCAACACCAGTCCGCGCCTCGACTTCTCGCATTTGGCCTTCGAGACGGTCTCGGCTTTCAGCACCGTCGGCCTGTCAATGAACGCCACCCCCGACACCAACGCCGCACAGCGCGTCCTGCTGATCGTGCTGATGTACCTCGGGCGCATCGGCCCCCTGACCTTCGCCCTCGCCTTGCGCCAGCGCGTCAAACGCCAGGACGTGAGCTATCCACCGGAACGGGATATCCTCATTGGATGA
- a CDS encoding metallophosphoesterase, with protein MELYDPRPTVAIPDLNGKYERFLLAIEHAPPTEHFLILLGDMIDDGSGVQQILRHVREIHTEHGLQVLAGNHEELMINALCGLPGARHAIDPTPGDTPEWRRWLRNGGRATLESYRSKRALISDVEWLIQHSKRWVVRHRWLYSHATRPHPAQQPLSVEQLTPSGADMLLWDRPTGTANLYALPENLIGSVHGHTPRPAPERLLGPDRKPAWFIDLGKQARDIAIHHSETGPHVLHAPPLVLNTRPASPRLGEALVARFRNKAT; from the coding sequence ATGGAGCTGTACGATCCCAGACCCACGGTCGCCATCCCTGACCTCAATGGCAAGTACGAGCGTTTCCTCCTGGCGATTGAGCATGCCCCGCCAACCGAGCACTTCCTGATCCTCCTGGGCGACATGATCGACGACGGGTCAGGCGTTCAACAGATCCTGCGGCATGTCCGCGAGATTCACACAGAGCACGGCCTGCAGGTGCTGGCGGGCAATCACGAAGAGCTGATGATCAACGCGCTGTGTGGCCTGCCAGGCGCAAGACACGCCATCGACCCTACTCCGGGCGACACGCCGGAATGGCGGCGCTGGCTCAGGAATGGCGGCCGCGCCACCCTGGAGAGTTACCGCAGTAAACGCGCACTGATCAGCGACGTCGAGTGGCTGATCCAACACAGCAAACGCTGGGTCGTCCGGCACCGCTGGCTGTACAGCCACGCCACCCGTCCACATCCGGCCCAGCAGCCGCTCAGCGTCGAGCAACTCACCCCCTCGGGGGCTGACATGCTGCTGTGGGACCGTCCCACCGGCACGGCAAATCTGTATGCGTTGCCTGAGAACCTGATCGGCTCGGTGCACGGCCATACGCCCCGCCCAGCCCCAGAACGCCTGCTGGGGCCGGATCGCAAACCCGCGTGGTTCATTGATCTGGGCAAGCAAGCGCGCGATATCGCCATTCATCACAGCGAGACAGGCCCGCATGTCCTCCACGCCCCGCCACTGGTGCTGAATACCCGCCCAGCGTCGCCGCGCTTAGGTGAAGCCCTGGTGGCCCGTTTTCGGAACAAGGCAACCTAA
- a CDS encoding NAD(P)/FAD-dependent oxidoreductase: MGDPPASHSADAAPPAATYDCVIVGGGPAGLSAAVYMGRFRRTTLLIDSGEGRWAYGQHNENYLGFPKGVSARRLRALGVAQAERFGVVPHHGRVEQIDLLPAQQGFTLATTAGQVIGRTVIWAAGVRDRWPTFRGARRLVGKQLFWCIVCDGWRTLDREILLLGNIDAAAEDALQFLTYTSRVTLLVEPGKDELSPTARRKLHAGGIQVRSGEVRSVRLKGQAIENILLTSGELLHADLIFSLYGSDPNTELLRHLPITLTPRGMINIDPKYQTNLARFYAAGDVTDHHSDQVASAVHGGAQAAQAANYALYPPRQRLST; the protein is encoded by the coding sequence ATGGGTGATCCACCCGCATCCCATTCCGCGGACGCGGCACCGCCAGCCGCGACGTACGACTGCGTGATTGTCGGGGGAGGCCCGGCCGGACTGTCCGCAGCGGTGTACATGGGCCGCTTCCGGCGCACCACCCTGCTGATCGACAGTGGCGAGGGGCGTTGGGCCTACGGGCAGCACAACGAGAACTACCTCGGCTTCCCGAAGGGCGTCAGTGCCCGGCGGCTGCGCGCCCTCGGGGTGGCTCAGGCAGAGCGCTTCGGCGTGGTACCGCATCACGGCCGGGTGGAGCAGATCGATCTGCTGCCGGCACAGCAAGGGTTCACACTCGCGACCACAGCCGGACAGGTGATCGGACGGACGGTGATCTGGGCGGCGGGGGTGCGTGACCGCTGGCCGACCTTCCGGGGAGCCCGCCGGCTGGTCGGTAAGCAGCTGTTCTGGTGCATCGTGTGTGACGGCTGGCGGACGCTTGACCGGGAGATCCTGCTCCTCGGCAACATCGACGCAGCTGCGGAGGACGCCCTGCAGTTCCTGACCTACACCTCCCGCGTGACCCTGCTGGTCGAGCCCGGGAAGGACGAGCTTTCACCCACGGCGCGCCGCAAACTCCACGCGGGCGGCATTCAGGTACGAAGCGGGGAGGTGCGGAGTGTGCGGCTGAAAGGCCAGGCGATTGAGAATATTCTGCTGACCTCCGGGGAGCTCCTGCACGCCGACCTGATTTTCAGCCTGTACGGTTCCGATCCGAACACCGAGTTGCTGCGGCACCTGCCGATTACGCTGACACCACGCGGGATGATCAACATCGACCCGAAATACCAGACCAATCTGGCACGTTTCTACGCGGCGGGCGACGTGACCGACCATCACAGCGATCAGGTGGCCTCAGCGGTGCACGGGGGCGCGCAGGCGGCCCAGGCGGCAAACTACGCGCTCTATCCACCTCGGCAGCGACTGTCCACCTGA
- a CDS encoding metal-sensitive transcriptional regulator: MKPSALPIQASEGANPSTPRHLCMPEDSRKRAARRLKIARGHLDSIVTMLDNPAVYCVDVLRQIKAVQGALSGAGEVVLRGHLEAHVTTAHERGDSIELIEELMEALKYT; encoded by the coding sequence ATGAAACCGTCAGCTCTCCCCATTCAAGCAAGTGAAGGCGCCAACCCCTCGACCCCTAGGCATCTGTGCATGCCGGAGGACTCCAGGAAGCGCGCGGCCCGGCGTTTGAAAATCGCACGGGGGCATCTCGACAGCATCGTCACCATGCTCGACAACCCAGCGGTGTACTGCGTGGACGTCCTCCGGCAGATCAAGGCGGTGCAGGGAGCGTTGTCCGGCGCAGGCGAGGTGGTACTGCGCGGCCACCTTGAAGCGCACGTCACCACCGCCCACGAGCGGGGGGACAGCATCGAACTCATCGAAGAGTTGATGGAAGCGCTCAAGTACACCTGA
- a CDS encoding CopZ family metallochaperone, giving the protein MNTELNISGMTCGHCQTAVTNALKRVPGVQDARVDLKTGKAVVEGHAELPALLAAVTEEGYGAQLHQHP; this is encoded by the coding sequence ATGAACACCGAACTGAACATCAGCGGCATGACCTGCGGGCACTGCCAGACCGCCGTGACCAACGCCCTCAAACGTGTTCCCGGCGTCCAAGACGCCCGCGTCGACCTGAAGACCGGCAAAGCCGTTGTGGAGGGCCACGCCGAACTTCCCGCGCTGCTAGCCGCCGTGACGGAAGAGGGGTACGGCGCGCAGCTCCACCAGCACCCCTGA
- a CDS encoding heavy metal translocating P-type ATPase, whose protein sequence is MTKMLELGVQGMTCASCVGRVERGLKKVDGVDSVVVNLATERATVTYDPATTSPQVLLDTVKDVGYEPVTSTLELGVTGMTCANCVNRVERALKNVDGVLDASVNLATERATVQYLPSAVSPGQLKAAVRESGYDVLETAAGQDRSDVERAAKERELQALKRSVLFSAIFAVPLLLIAMLPMLWMPAEMWLTDHLGSAMNWIMLALAIPVQFGPGRRFYRQGWAALRHRSPDMNTLVMIGTSAAFFYSLAVTLMPQVFPAGTAHVYYEASAVVITLILLGKYFEAVAKGRSSEAMKKLLGLQVKTARVLRGGTELELPTDEVLVGDVISVRPGEKVPVDGEVTSGSSYVDESMITGEPVPVNKQAGAAVVGGTINQTGAFQFRATKVGADTTLAQIIKLVESAQGSKPPIQGLADKVVSVFVPIVLGIAALTFLAWMLFGGPQALSYALVNTVAVLIIACPCAMGLATPVSVMVGTGKAAELGMLFRNGAALEALQAVQVVALDKTGTLTEGRPALTDLQLLPDFDRTDVLSLVASAEEQSEHPIARAIVDAAKLDGIPLSVTQYFEAVPGFGLAATIQGRLVNVGADRYMQQLGLDVRVFEAQAAQLGDEGKSPLYAAIDGQLAAILAVADPIKAGSLEAVKALHAQGLQVAMITGDNVRTANAIARQLGIETVLAEVLPSGKSDAIKALQATGQQVAFVGDGINDAPALALADVGLAIGTGTDVAVETADVILMSGDVRGVPNAIALSRATLRNIRFNLFWAFAYNALLIPVAAGALFHALGWLLSPVLAAAAMGFSSVFVLSNALRLRGFKPPIKPGPASRPAHLLPARPAEGTLI, encoded by the coding sequence ATGACGAAGATGTTGGAACTCGGGGTACAGGGCATGACCTGCGCGAGTTGCGTAGGTCGGGTCGAGCGCGGACTCAAAAAAGTCGACGGTGTCGACAGCGTGGTGGTGAACCTAGCGACTGAGCGCGCCACCGTCACCTACGATCCGGCCACCACCTCGCCTCAGGTGCTGCTCGACACGGTGAAAGACGTGGGCTATGAACCCGTGACCTCCACCCTCGAGTTGGGCGTGACAGGCATGACCTGCGCCAACTGTGTCAACAGAGTCGAGCGGGCGCTGAAGAACGTGGACGGTGTGCTGGACGCCTCAGTGAATCTCGCCACCGAGCGGGCCACCGTGCAGTACCTGCCGTCCGCCGTCAGCCCCGGACAGCTCAAAGCAGCCGTCAGGGAGAGCGGGTATGACGTGCTGGAAACCGCCGCCGGGCAGGATCGCAGCGACGTGGAACGTGCCGCCAAAGAGCGTGAACTGCAGGCCCTGAAACGCTCGGTGCTGTTCAGCGCCATCTTTGCCGTGCCCCTGCTCTTGATCGCCATGCTGCCGATGCTCTGGATGCCCGCCGAGATGTGGCTCACCGATCACCTCGGCTCGGCCATGAACTGGATTATGTTGGCGCTGGCAATTCCGGTGCAGTTCGGCCCTGGACGGCGTTTCTATCGGCAGGGCTGGGCAGCGCTGCGCCACCGTTCGCCTGACATGAACACATTGGTCATGATCGGCACCAGCGCGGCCTTCTTCTACAGCCTGGCGGTGACCCTGATGCCACAGGTCTTCCCGGCAGGCACCGCGCACGTATACTACGAAGCGTCCGCGGTGGTCATCACCTTGATCCTGCTGGGCAAATACTTCGAAGCGGTCGCGAAGGGCCGCAGCAGCGAGGCCATGAAAAAACTGCTGGGCCTGCAGGTCAAGACCGCCCGCGTACTTCGCGGCGGCACGGAACTCGAACTGCCCACCGATGAGGTGCTGGTCGGTGACGTGATCTCGGTCAGGCCCGGCGAAAAGGTTCCAGTGGACGGCGAGGTCACGAGCGGCAGCAGCTACGTGGACGAGAGCATGATCACCGGCGAACCGGTGCCGGTGAACAAGCAGGCGGGTGCGGCGGTGGTCGGCGGCACCATCAACCAGACCGGGGCCTTCCAGTTCCGCGCGACCAAGGTGGGGGCCGATACCACCCTGGCGCAGATCATCAAGCTCGTCGAGAGCGCTCAGGGCAGCAAACCGCCGATTCAGGGCCTGGCAGACAAGGTCGTCTCGGTCTTCGTGCCCATCGTGCTGGGCATCGCCGCGCTAACCTTCCTGGCGTGGATGCTGTTCGGCGGCCCGCAGGCGCTGAGTTACGCCCTGGTGAACACCGTGGCGGTGCTGATCATCGCCTGCCCGTGCGCGATGGGCCTCGCCACGCCCGTCAGCGTGATGGTCGGCACTGGCAAGGCCGCCGAACTGGGCATGTTGTTCAGAAATGGCGCGGCGCTGGAAGCGTTGCAGGCGGTACAGGTGGTGGCGCTCGACAAGACCGGCACGCTGACCGAAGGCCGGCCCGCCCTGACCGACCTCCAGTTGTTGCCCGACTTCGACAGAACCGACGTGCTGTCGCTGGTCGCGTCCGCCGAAGAGCAGAGTGAGCATCCGATTGCCCGCGCCATCGTAGACGCAGCGAAGCTGGACGGGATCCCCCTGTCTGTGACGCAATATTTCGAGGCGGTTCCTGGCTTCGGGCTGGCCGCGACCATCCAGGGCCGCCTGGTGAACGTCGGTGCAGACCGCTATATGCAGCAGCTCGGCCTGGATGTGCGGGTGTTTGAGGCGCAGGCAGCTCAGCTGGGTGATGAGGGCAAGAGTCCGCTGTACGCCGCCATTGACGGTCAGCTCGCGGCCATCCTCGCGGTCGCTGACCCGATCAAGGCCGGCAGCCTGGAGGCGGTGAAGGCGCTGCACGCTCAGGGCCTCCAAGTGGCCATGATCACTGGAGACAACGTCCGCACCGCCAACGCGATCGCCAGGCAACTCGGCATCGAGACCGTCCTGGCTGAAGTGCTGCCCAGCGGGAAGAGTGACGCCATCAAAGCGTTGCAGGCGACGGGTCAGCAGGTGGCATTTGTCGGAGATGGCATCAACGACGCTCCGGCGTTGGCGCTGGCAGATGTCGGGCTGGCGATCGGTACCGGAACGGATGTCGCAGTGGAAACCGCCGACGTGATCCTGATGAGCGGCGACGTACGCGGCGTCCCGAACGCCATTGCCCTGAGCCGCGCCACCCTCAGAAACATTCGCTTCAATCTGTTCTGGGCCTTCGCGTACAACGCCCTGCTGATTCCGGTCGCGGCAGGCGCGCTGTTCCACGCGCTCGGCTGGCTGCTCAGCCCGGTGCTGGCGGCCGCCGCAATGGGCTTCTCCAGCGTCTTCGTCCTCAGCAACGCCCTGCGTTTGCGCGGCTTCAAGCCCCCCATCAAGCCCGGCCCCGCCAGCCGCCCCGCCCACCTGCTCCCTGCGCGTCCCGCGGAAGGAACCCTCATATGA
- a CDS encoding HU family DNA-binding protein, producing the protein MTKKSPANTPSTPVATPVPASDPAAGEKLSKVQLIEQVAQRTSLSKQDASRAVDAALSAIAEALKGGKTVGLPGLGTLDVRATAARNGVRPGTAEKIQIPAGKKVGFKVATDLKKAL; encoded by the coding sequence ATGACCAAGAAAAGCCCCGCCAACACTCCCAGCACGCCCGTTGCGACGCCCGTTCCTGCCTCAGACCCTGCGGCAGGGGAGAAGCTCAGCAAAGTCCAGCTGATCGAGCAGGTCGCCCAACGCACCTCCCTCAGTAAACAAGACGCGAGCCGCGCGGTCGATGCCGCGCTGTCCGCGATCGCCGAAGCCCTCAAAGGCGGCAAGACGGTTGGCTTGCCCGGACTAGGCACCTTGGATGTCCGCGCCACCGCTGCCCGGAATGGCGTTCGCCCCGGCACGGCCGAGAAAATCCAGATTCCAGCCGGCAAGAAGGTCGGCTTCAAAGTCGCCACCGATCTCAAAAAAGCCCTCTAA
- a CDS encoding DUF4396 domain-containing protein, translating to MILQPIDAFVLVWLLLALASAVYVGIDQFRNNPEPAVMKWGFILVTLYMGPVGLLLYVMADKEPAPGTHETFTRPLWKQGVGSTIHCVAGDATGIILAAVITALLGLPMWLDLIVEYLAGFAFGLFIFQALFMQRIMGGSYLQNVRKSFMPEFISMNAMMAGMAPTMTLLMMGRDMRAMQPTEPLFWMVMSIGVSVGYAAAYPVNVWLVSRNLKHGLMTERPQGSRFDVALLKQPGAPTTPPVPAVTPPVEPAPQAADIHAGHSAMQEPAASHPAAPMAGMQMDMNGDAAAHAPTLMSQGAAAVPAAATVPPATRMTGMTQAHSMHAPDQLPQATPSSGAHGMADMPGMDHTSGMQPNVTVPQLLAVLMVTTLALIAGMTLPGTVVNMKLSAHDVGASIMPPGMIMTRETPGGAMRDMAAVDPRTVSYTAPSTARGDRPLAPQLVGGVKVFRLETSIIRWNILPYKQVTAYAINRQVPGPRLEINQGDRVQFIVKNNLPEATTLHWHGLILPNEMDGVPGLEQKPIPPGGTYTYAFTAVQAGTYFYHSHQDSDRQQGLGEYGALIIRPTTDPGNLQRVRALTIPGDPATALESPNQDRTTLEYTLQLQEWLNRDGLTYPAMIMEGGLPNYFTINGKAYPSTDTIRMRVGQTVKLRFIGSNNNFVHPMHVHGGPFQVVARDGETLPSSARFLADTVNVGPGQRYDVIWTARRPGRWLIHCHIPHHTKNDNVEEGGGGGLMMVIDVRA from the coding sequence ATGATTCTGCAACCGATCGACGCCTTTGTCCTTGTCTGGCTGCTCCTGGCGCTGGCCAGTGCCGTGTATGTCGGCATCGACCAGTTCAGGAACAACCCCGAACCCGCCGTCATGAAATGGGGCTTCATCCTGGTGACGCTCTACATGGGCCCGGTCGGCCTGCTGCTCTACGTCATGGCCGACAAGGAACCCGCCCCAGGCACCCACGAGACCTTCACCCGCCCGCTGTGGAAGCAAGGCGTCGGCAGCACCATCCACTGCGTGGCGGGCGACGCGACCGGCATCATCCTCGCGGCGGTCATCACGGCCCTGCTGGGCCTCCCGATGTGGCTGGATCTGATCGTCGAGTATCTCGCCGGCTTCGCCTTTGGCCTGTTCATCTTCCAGGCGCTCTTCATGCAGCGCATCATGGGCGGCTCGTACCTGCAGAACGTGCGCAAGAGCTTCATGCCGGAATTCATCAGCATGAACGCCATGATGGCGGGCATGGCCCCCACCATGACGCTGCTGATGATGGGCCGCGACATGCGCGCCATGCAGCCGACCGAGCCGCTGTTCTGGATGGTCATGAGCATTGGTGTCAGTGTCGGCTACGCGGCTGCCTATCCGGTGAACGTCTGGCTGGTCTCCCGAAATCTGAAGCATGGTCTGATGACCGAGCGTCCCCAGGGAAGCCGATTTGACGTGGCGCTGCTCAAACAACCCGGTGCACCCACCACGCCACCCGTCCCCGCAGTAACACCCCCTGTTGAACCAGCACCGCAAGCTGCGGACATCCATGCCGGCCACAGCGCTATGCAGGAGCCTGCCGCCAGCCATCCTGCAGCCCCCATGGCCGGTATGCAGATGGACATGAATGGCGACGCAGCAGCGCACGCACCGACGCTGATGTCCCAAGGGGCAGCGGCTGTTCCCGCTGCTGCCACCGTCCCACCAGCCACCCGTATGACCGGGATGACTCAAGCGCACAGCATGCACGCCCCTGACCAACTGCCACAGGCGACTCCTTCCAGCGGCGCACACGGCATGGCCGACATGCCCGGGATGGATCACACGTCAGGCATGCAGCCGAACGTGACGGTCCCGCAGTTGCTCGCTGTCCTGATGGTCACCACCCTGGCGCTGATCGCTGGCATGACCCTGCCCGGCACCGTGGTGAACATGAAGCTCAGCGCGCACGATGTCGGCGCGAGCATCATGCCGCCCGGCATGATCATGACCCGGGAGACGCCCGGCGGCGCGATGCGCGACATGGCGGCCGTCGATCCACGTACCGTGTCCTACACCGCGCCCAGTACCGCCCGGGGAGATCGACCCCTGGCCCCTCAACTGGTGGGCGGGGTGAAGGTGTTCCGGCTGGAAACGTCGATCATCCGGTGGAACATCCTGCCGTACAAGCAGGTGACAGCGTACGCCATCAACCGGCAGGTGCCTGGGCCGCGACTGGAGATCAATCAGGGCGACCGGGTGCAGTTCATCGTCAAGAACAACCTGCCCGAGGCCACCACCTTGCACTGGCATGGTCTGATCCTCCCCAACGAGATGGACGGCGTGCCCGGACTGGAGCAGAAGCCCATTCCGCCTGGCGGCACGTACACCTATGCCTTCACCGCCGTGCAGGCCGGCACGTACTTCTACCACTCCCATCAGGACTCCGACCGTCAGCAGGGGCTGGGTGAGTACGGCGCGCTGATCATCCGACCCACCACCGATCCAGGCAATCTCCAGCGGGTTCGCGCGCTGACCATCCCTGGCGATCCCGCGACCGCGCTTGAATCGCCGAATCAGGACCGCACCACGCTGGAGTACACCCTACAGCTTCAGGAGTGGCTGAACCGGGATGGCCTCACGTACCCCGCCATGATCATGGAGGGTGGCCTGCCGAACTACTTCACCATCAACGGCAAAGCGTACCCCTCCACCGACACCATCCGCATGCGGGTCGGGCAGACCGTCAAGTTGCGCTTTATCGGCAGCAACAACAATTTCGTTCATCCCATGCATGTGCACGGCGGGCCGTTCCAGGTGGTCGCGCGCGACGGCGAAACCCTACCGTCCAGCGCCCGGTTTCTGGCAGACACCGTGAATGTCGGCCCGGGGCAGCGGTACGACGTCATCTGGACGGCGCGGCGGCCCGGCAGATGGCTGATTCACTGTCACATTCCGCATCACACCAAGAACGACAACGTCGAAGAGGGCGGTGGGGGCGGCCTGATGATGGTCATCGATGTGCGCGCCTGA
- a CDS encoding SOS response-associated peptidase family protein — MCGRAEDLFTPKAVAALTKLFGPFGWRALDRTEIRPTDQLRVVRPGAEGYDAPLARWGLIPERMTEGDAKKYAMFNARIETLESSRAFAQPFRSRRAVIPISCFFEFIWTFRARSADPLLVRPV; from the coding sequence ATGTGCGGCCGTGCGGAGGATCTGTTCACGCCCAAAGCGGTCGCGGCCCTCACGAAGCTGTTCGGGCCGTTCGGGTGGCGAGCGCTGGACCGTACCGAGATTCGGCCCACGGATCAGCTCCGAGTGGTCCGGCCGGGTGCGGAGGGGTACGATGCGCCGCTGGCCCGCTGGGGGCTGATTCCCGAGCGTATGACGGAAGGCGACGCGAAGAAGTATGCGATGTTCAATGCCCGGATCGAGACGCTGGAGAGTAGCCGAGCATTCGCGCAGCCGTTCCGCAGCCGCCGGGCCGTGATCCCCATCAGTTGCTTCTTTGAATTTATATGGACATTCAGAGCTAGGTCAGCTGACCCGCTGCTTGTGAGGCCAGTTTAG